A stretch of the Trueperaceae bacterium genome encodes the following:
- a CDS encoding aminotransferase, with product MPRQFTDSRSQRIQSLDETVFTTFTRLALEHKAINLGQGFPDFNPPAFAIDAFQGAATGPHQYSPVPGEAVLNDELALMYGDFIGRQLDPIRNVQVTVGATEALFAITQALVNPGDEVIVIEPFYDAYPADVIMAGGKPIYVPLQPTTDGEWYLDLTKLRKACNNRTRLLVLNSPHNPTGKIFSGEEIDAIVEMADHFDFNIVTDQVYEHIAYKPHMHVATRPGSWERTLSISSLGKTFSVTGWKIGWAIGPEWMIQALRLAHQWIPFTVATPLQIAASEMIRYATKNNYFSELRSFYLAKRDRFIKGLQQTPFQPLVPDGSYYVMANISELNHGNSLRVCHEMPERIGVGAIPASAFYSKAHAQLGDAFVRFAFCKNDTILDKALLRLNSFLA from the coding sequence TTGCCACGACAATTTACTGACTCAAGAAGCCAGCGAATACAATCTCTTGACGAAACCGTTTTTACTACCTTTACAAGATTGGCCCTCGAACACAAAGCTATTAATCTTGGCCAAGGCTTCCCTGATTTTAACCCCCCTGCATTTGCAATTGACGCTTTCCAAGGTGCGGCCACCGGACCGCATCAATACTCCCCAGTACCAGGAGAAGCAGTTTTAAACGATGAGCTAGCCTTAATGTACGGCGACTTTATCGGCAGACAGCTTGACCCAATCAGAAATGTTCAAGTAACTGTTGGTGCGACTGAGGCTCTTTTCGCTATCACCCAAGCTCTTGTTAACCCTGGTGACGAAGTAATCGTAATCGAACCGTTTTACGATGCATATCCGGCTGACGTGATCATGGCTGGTGGAAAACCCATCTACGTGCCACTTCAACCAACTACCGATGGAGAGTGGTACTTAGACCTAACAAAACTCCGTAAGGCCTGTAATAATCGCACCCGTTTATTGGTTTTAAATAGCCCACACAACCCAACGGGGAAAATTTTTAGCGGAGAGGAGATCGATGCCATCGTAGAGATGGCTGATCACTTCGATTTCAACATCGTGACCGATCAAGTATACGAACACATAGCTTACAAGCCGCACATGCATGTAGCAACTCGACCGGGATCTTGGGAACGTACCCTGTCAATATCTAGCTTAGGAAAAACTTTCTCAGTCACGGGTTGGAAAATCGGTTGGGCTATAGGGCCGGAATGGATGATTCAGGCCCTACGTTTAGCCCATCAATGGATACCTTTTACGGTAGCTACACCCCTGCAAATCGCGGCATCAGAAATGATTCGATACGCTACCAAAAACAACTACTTTTCTGAACTCCGGTCTTTTTATCTGGCGAAACGTGATCGCTTTATTAAAGGTCTCCAACAAACACCCTTCCAACCACTAGTACCGGATGGTAGCTATTATGTCATGGCTAACATCAGCGAACTTAACCACGGTAATTCCTTGCGGGTTTGTCACGAAATGCCTGAACGTATTGGGGTGGGAGCTATCCCAGCTAGCGCCTTTTACTCCAAAGCACACGCTCAACTCGGAGATGCTTTTGTTCGGTTTGCCTTTTGCAAGAACGATACTATCCTAGACAAAGCGTTATTACGACTCAATTCGTTCCTTGCTTAA
- the leuB gene encoding 3-isopropylmalate dehydrogenase, with product MEPKKIAVLPGDFIGPEVINAALEILEVSSTIFDFEVDVTSYPFGGGAVENFGDPLPEQTRAAVVNADAVLMGSSGGPVGDHPWNQLPRELRVETGILNLRRLLGVFANLRPVTVFAGLEHLSPLREEVATGTDMLILRELTGGIYFGKPSYNRKDQGLATMVYDRHEVERIARIAFESAIQRSGKVTNVDKANVLDVSQFWRDVVVGVHASEFPQITLEHLYVDNAAMQIVQVPKEFDVVVTGNIFGDILSDLAAVIPGSIGVLPSASLGGDIGLFEPVHGSAPDIAGAGIANPVGTILSVSMMLRYGCGQAGAAEAIDNAVQIALAKGSTKDLGGNLTTTDMTQAIIEALRNQIPLNQ from the coding sequence ATGGAACCTAAGAAAATAGCTGTCCTACCCGGAGATTTTATTGGTCCTGAGGTGATAAACGCTGCCCTTGAAATCCTTGAGGTGTCTAGCACAATATTTGACTTCGAAGTCGACGTGACAAGCTACCCATTTGGTGGTGGTGCTGTGGAAAATTTCGGGGATCCGCTACCCGAACAGACAAGGGCGGCCGTTGTAAATGCAGACGCTGTTCTTATGGGCTCTTCTGGAGGGCCTGTTGGAGATCACCCATGGAATCAATTGCCACGTGAGTTACGAGTAGAAACCGGCATCTTAAATCTCCGTCGTTTACTTGGTGTATTTGCTAATCTGAGACCAGTCACTGTCTTTGCGGGCCTAGAACACCTATCCCCTCTTCGAGAAGAGGTTGCTACCGGAACAGACATGCTGATCCTTCGGGAATTAACCGGTGGAATTTACTTTGGAAAACCCTCTTACAATAGAAAAGACCAAGGTCTTGCAACAATGGTTTATGACCGACATGAGGTAGAACGCATCGCTCGTATTGCATTTGAAAGTGCAATCCAGCGATCAGGCAAAGTTACTAACGTTGACAAGGCTAATGTCCTCGACGTGTCACAATTTTGGCGAGACGTTGTCGTAGGAGTCCATGCGAGTGAGTTCCCCCAAATAACCCTAGAGCACCTTTATGTAGACAACGCGGCTATGCAGATAGTCCAGGTTCCTAAAGAATTCGACGTTGTAGTAACGGGCAATATTTTTGGCGACATATTATCCGACCTGGCAGCCGTAATTCCAGGTTCTATTGGGGTCCTACCTTCTGCTAGCCTAGGAGGGGACATAGGCCTTTTCGAACCAGTCCATGGAAGCGCCCCGGATATTGCTGGCGCCGGAATCGCTAACCCTGTAGGAACTATACTTTCAGTATCCATGATGCTTCGCTACGGGTGTGGCCAGGCTGGAGCCGCCGAGGCGATTGACAACGCAGTGCAAATTGCCCTAGCTAAAGGTTCTACAAAGGACCTTGGTGGCAACCTAACCACAACCGATATGACCCAGGCAATAATCGAGGCCCTTCGAAACCAAATACCTCTGAACCAGTAG
- a CDS encoding isopropylmalate isomerase yields MSSLKPLRVIAGQCVPVLGDDTDTDRIIPARFLKCVTFDGLGDHLFEDERFDADGNEKTHPLNDRRFAKSTILLGGSNFGCGSSREHAPQAIYRYGIRAIIAVSFAEIFFGNSTTLGLPCFQASASDIQRLATLTSDRPESIATLNIEDLSLNFDKETVSVYLPEGTQSAFLAGRWDPIADLLEGMPAVTETASSLSYLSD; encoded by the coding sequence ATGAGTAGCCTTAAGCCACTGAGAGTCATCGCAGGACAATGCGTACCAGTTTTAGGAGACGATACTGACACTGATCGCATCATCCCTGCTAGATTTTTAAAATGCGTTACTTTTGATGGTCTGGGTGACCACTTGTTCGAGGACGAACGATTTGATGCCGATGGTAACGAAAAAACACACCCCCTGAACGACCGTCGGTTCGCCAAATCGACAATTCTTCTTGGAGGTAGTAATTTTGGCTGTGGTTCGTCCCGTGAACATGCTCCCCAAGCTATCTATAGATACGGCATTCGAGCAATAATAGCTGTAAGTTTCGCTGAGATTTTCTTTGGAAACAGTACTACGTTAGGTCTTCCATGCTTCCAAGCATCTGCTTCAGACATTCAACGCCTAGCCACGCTAACATCTGATAGGCCAGAAAGCATAGCAACCTTGAATATCGAAGATCTGAGCCTTAATTTTGATAAGGAGACTGTCTCAGTTTACCTTCCAGAAGGCACCCAGTCTGCTTTCCTGGCTGGGCGCTGGGATCCTATCGCCGACCTATTAGAAGGAATGCCAGCGGTGACTGAAACTGCTTCTTCTCTATCTTATCTTAGTGACTAA